One Cucumis sativus cultivar 9930 chromosome 1, Cucumber_9930_V3, whole genome shotgun sequence DNA segment encodes these proteins:
- the LOC101211734 gene encoding NADPH-dependent aldo-keto reductase, chloroplastic — protein sequence MAEIKSGEGEMRRKLSYGGSIPLLGLGTFTYDERDSLDAVAMKAIKIGYRHFDTASLYGSEEAIGKAIKKAIENETVKREDIFVTTKLWCNEHHDPLSALNASLKRLGLDYVDSYLIHWPVKLKPWASYMVPKEDDFDEMDLETTWNHMEKCVELGLTKTIGVSNFSSKKLLHLLDFASLPPAINQVEMHVMWRQRKLREVCSSRNVHLTAYSPLGSPWNPYGLKNLLKDPIVNSIASKHEATPAQVALSWILSMGGSAVVKSFNESRLEENMASFGLKLDEQDLQEIDKLEEKKMATGEFLINATTGQYKNIQELWDGEI from the exons ATGGCCG AGATCAAAAGTGGTGAAGGAGAAATGAGAAGGAAATTGAGTTACGGAGGAAGCATTCCTTTGCTTGGACTCGGGACCTTCACTTATGACGAACGAGATTCGTTGGATGCTGTTGCAATGAAGGCCATCAAG ATTGGATATAGGCATTTTGATACTGCAAGTCTCTATGGTTCAGAAGAAGCAATTGGAAAAGCTATAAAGAAAGCAATTGAAAATGAGACTGTGAAGAGAGAAGATATTTTTGTTACTACTAAACTATGGTGCAATGAGCACCATGATCCACTTTCAGCTCTTAATGCCTCTTTAAA ACGTTTGGGATTGGACTACGTGGACAGTTACTTGATCCACTGGCCAGTGAAACTAAAGCCATGGGCTTCCTATATGGTGCCCAAAGAAGACGATTTTGATGAAATGGATCTTGAGACCACATGGAACCATATGGAAAAGTGTGTGGAATTAGGCTTAACTAAGACCATTGGTGTTAGCAATTTCTCTTCTAAAAAGCTCTTACATTTGCTGGATTTTGCTTCTTTACCTCCTGCCATTAATCAG GTAGAAATGCACGTAATGTGGAGGCAAAGGAAGCTGAGAGAGGTTTGCTCTTCAAGAAATGTGCATTTGACTGCATACTCACCTCTTGGAAGTCCATGGAATCCATATGGCCTGAAGAATTTGCTCAAAGATCCAATTGTCAATTCCATTGCTTCCAAGCACGAAGCAACTCCCGCACAG gTTGCACTAAGCTGGATATTATCAATGGGAGGAAGTGCAGTAGTGAAGAGTTTCAATGAAAGTAGATTAGAGGAAAACATGGCCTCTTTTGGTCTCAAATTGGATGAACAAGATTTGCAAGAAATTGACAAgttggaagaaaagaagatggcTACTGGTGAATTTCTAATCAATGCTACAACAGGCCAATACAAAAACATTCAAGAATTGTGGGATggtgaaatttga
- the LOC101211969 gene encoding probable metal-nicotianamine transporter YSL5 isoform X1, with the protein MEEEGVDNRVVKRLDSERDPNQKNRQRFGSRSGVLSIEEFFEDQEVPSWRKQLTFRAFFVSFWLSILFSFIVMKLNLTTGIIPSLNVSAGLLGFFFVKSWTKFLERSGLLKQPFTRQENTVIQTCVVASSGIAFSGGFGTYLFGMSERIAHKASGSRDFKDPSLGWMIGFLFVVSFLGLFSVVPLRKIMVIDFKLTYPSGTATAHLINSFHTPRGAALAKKQVRLLGRFFSVSFLWGFFQWFFTSADGCGFAHFPTFGLKAYANKFYFDFSATYIGVGMICPHIINVSVLVGGIISWGIMWPLIEEKRGQWYSEKLRSDDLSGLEGYKVFIAIAIILGDGLYNFFKVLTRTLSGLFDQLQRRRESEDFSMENSSSSELSYDDARRKQLFLKDQIPIWFAVGGYVVIAVVSMNTLPHIFPQLKWYYILVIYIFAPVLAFCNAYGCGLTDWSLASTYGKLAIFTIGAWAGPSRGGIIAGLSACGVMMNIVSTASDLTQDFKTGYLTLASPRSMFVSQVVGTTMGCIISPCVFWLFYKAFDDLGLPTGEYPAPNAVLFRNMSVLGVEGASSLPKNCLTLCYIFFATSILINLIKDLIPKKWARFIPLPMAMAIPFYIGPYFAIDMSLGSLILFVWQKLNKTKAEAFGPAVASGLICGDGIWTLPNSILALVGVKPPICMKFLSRSANTRVDKFLGS; encoded by the exons ATGGAGGAGGAAGGTGTTGATAATCGTGTTGTGAAGCGTTTGGATTCTGAACGCGATCCAAATCAGAAGAACAGGCAGAGATTTGGGAGTAGAAGTGGAGTATTATCGATTGAGGAGTTCTTTGAAGACCAAGAAGTTCCTTCATGGAGGAAACAGCTGACGTTTAGGgctttttttgttagtttttggCTGAGCATTTTGTTCAGCTTCATTGTAATGAAGCTCAATCTCACCACCGGTATTATACCTTCACTCAACGTTTCGGCTGGTCTATTAGGTTTCTTCTTTGTCAAGTCCTGGACGAAATTTTTGGAGAGATCAGGTTTATTGAAGCAGCCTTTCACCAGGCAGGAGAACACCGTCATCCAAACCTGTGTTGTTGCCTCGTCTGGCATCGCGTTCAGCG GAGGTTTTGGAACTTACTTATTTGGAATGAGTGAACGGATTGCTCATAAAGCATCAGGCAGCAGAGATTTCAAAGATCCATCATTAGGATGGAtgattggttttttatttgttgttagCTTTCTTGGTCTCTTCTCAGTTGTACCCTTGCGAAAG ATCATGGTCATAGACTTCAAATTAACTTACCCAAGTGGTACTGCTACTGCTCATTTGATTAATAGTTTCCACACTCCCCGAGGAGCTGCACTAGCAAA GAAACAGGTGAGATTGCTTGGCAGGTTTTTCTCTGTGAGCTTCTTGTGGGGCTTTTTTCAATGGTTCTTTACATCAGCAGATGGTTGTGGATTTGCACATTTCCCAACATTTGGGCTCAAAGCATATGCAAACAA GTTTTACTTTGACTTCTCAGCAACATATATTGGAGTAGGGATGATTTGCCCTCACATAATAAATGTATCGGTGCTTGTTGGAGGAATTATCTCTTGGGGCATAATGTGGCCTCtcatagaagaaaaaagaggtcAATGGTATAGTGAGAAATTGAGGTCAGATGACCTAAGTGGACTTGAAGGTTATAAG GTATTTATAGCAATAGCTATAATTCTTGGTGATGGCTTATACAACTTCTTCAAAGTACTGACTCGGACCCTCTCTGGCTTGTTTGACCAACTTCAACGTAGAAGAGAGAGTGAAGATTTCTCCATGGAAAATTCATCAAGTTCTGAGTTATCTTATGATGATGCACGAAGGAAACAACTATTTCTCAAGGATCAAATACCAATCTGGTTTGCTGTTGGAGGCTATGTTGTAATCGCTGTTGTGTCCATGAACACTCTTCCACACATCTTTCCCCAGCTAAAGTGGTATTATATCTTGGTCATCTACATCTTTGCTCCTGTCTTGGCATTCTGTAATGCATATGGATGTGGACTCACGGATTGGTCTTTGGCATCCACTTACGGAAAGCTTGCCATTTTCACAATTGGCGCATGGGCTGGGCCCTCGCGTGGGGGAATTATTGCTGGTCTATCAGCTTGTGGGGTCATGATGAACATTGTCTCGACAGCCTCAGACCTTACGCAGGATTTCAAGACTGGCTATCTAACTTTAGCTTCACCTCGCTCCATGTTTGTCAGCCAAGTGGTAGGCACAACAATGGGTTGCATTATTTCCCCTTGTGTCTTTTGGCTCTTCTACAAGGCATTTGACGATCTTGGTCTTCCAACCGGTGAATACCCCGCCCCTAACGCCGTTCTCTTTCGCAACATGTCTGTGTTGGGTGTTGAAGGTGCCTCAAGTCTACCAAAGAACTGCCTTACCCtttgttatatctttttcGCTACCTCCATTTTGATTAACTTGATTAAAGACTTGATACCAAAAAAGTGGGCAAGGTTCATTCCTTTACCTATGGCAATGGCCATACCATTCTATATAGGCCCATATTTTGCTATTGATATGAGCCTTGGAAGTCTGATATTGTTTGTATGGCAGAAGTTAAACAAAACCAAAGCCGAAGCGTTTGGTCCCGCCGTAGCATCTGGTTTGATATGTGGAGATGGGATATGGACGTTGCCTAATTCAATTTTGGCTTTGGTGGGAGTCAAGCCACCGATTTGCATGAAGTTCCTTTCAAGGTCAGCCAACACAAGAGTAGACAAGTTCCTAGGATCATAG
- the LOC101211969 gene encoding probable metal-nicotianamine transporter YSL8 isoform X2 gives MVVDLHISQHLGSKHMQTTTYIGVGMICPHIINVSVLVGGIISWGIMWPLIEEKRGQWYSEKLRSDDLSGLEGYKVFIAIAIILGDGLYNFFKVLTRTLSGLFDQLQRRRESEDFSMENSSSSELSYDDARRKQLFLKDQIPIWFAVGGYVVIAVVSMNTLPHIFPQLKWYYILVIYIFAPVLAFCNAYGCGLTDWSLASTYGKLAIFTIGAWAGPSRGGIIAGLSACGVMMNIVSTASDLTQDFKTGYLTLASPRSMFVSQVVGTTMGCIISPCVFWLFYKAFDDLGLPTGEYPAPNAVLFRNMSVLGVEGASSLPKNCLTLCYIFFATSILINLIKDLIPKKWARFIPLPMAMAIPFYIGPYFAIDMSLGSLILFVWQKLNKTKAEAFGPAVASGLICGDGIWTLPNSILALVGVKPPICMKFLSRSANTRVDKFLGS, from the exons ATGGTTGTGGATTTGCACATTTCCCAACATTTGGGCTCAAAGCATATGCAAACAA CAACATATATTGGAGTAGGGATGATTTGCCCTCACATAATAAATGTATCGGTGCTTGTTGGAGGAATTATCTCTTGGGGCATAATGTGGCCTCtcatagaagaaaaaagaggtcAATGGTATAGTGAGAAATTGAGGTCAGATGACCTAAGTGGACTTGAAGGTTATAAG GTATTTATAGCAATAGCTATAATTCTTGGTGATGGCTTATACAACTTCTTCAAAGTACTGACTCGGACCCTCTCTGGCTTGTTTGACCAACTTCAACGTAGAAGAGAGAGTGAAGATTTCTCCATGGAAAATTCATCAAGTTCTGAGTTATCTTATGATGATGCACGAAGGAAACAACTATTTCTCAAGGATCAAATACCAATCTGGTTTGCTGTTGGAGGCTATGTTGTAATCGCTGTTGTGTCCATGAACACTCTTCCACACATCTTTCCCCAGCTAAAGTGGTATTATATCTTGGTCATCTACATCTTTGCTCCTGTCTTGGCATTCTGTAATGCATATGGATGTGGACTCACGGATTGGTCTTTGGCATCCACTTACGGAAAGCTTGCCATTTTCACAATTGGCGCATGGGCTGGGCCCTCGCGTGGGGGAATTATTGCTGGTCTATCAGCTTGTGGGGTCATGATGAACATTGTCTCGACAGCCTCAGACCTTACGCAGGATTTCAAGACTGGCTATCTAACTTTAGCTTCACCTCGCTCCATGTTTGTCAGCCAAGTGGTAGGCACAACAATGGGTTGCATTATTTCCCCTTGTGTCTTTTGGCTCTTCTACAAGGCATTTGACGATCTTGGTCTTCCAACCGGTGAATACCCCGCCCCTAACGCCGTTCTCTTTCGCAACATGTCTGTGTTGGGTGTTGAAGGTGCCTCAAGTCTACCAAAGAACTGCCTTACCCtttgttatatctttttcGCTACCTCCATTTTGATTAACTTGATTAAAGACTTGATACCAAAAAAGTGGGCAAGGTTCATTCCTTTACCTATGGCAATGGCCATACCATTCTATATAGGCCCATATTTTGCTATTGATATGAGCCTTGGAAGTCTGATATTGTTTGTATGGCAGAAGTTAAACAAAACCAAAGCCGAAGCGTTTGGTCCCGCCGTAGCATCTGGTTTGATATGTGGAGATGGGATATGGACGTTGCCTAATTCAATTTTGGCTTTGGTGGGAGTCAAGCCACCGATTTGCATGAAGTTCCTTTCAAGGTCAGCCAACACAAGAGTAGACAAGTTCCTAGGATCATAG